A single Taeniopygia guttata chromosome 30, bTaeGut7.mat, whole genome shotgun sequence DNA region contains:
- the FARSA gene encoding phenylalanine--tRNA ligase alpha subunit: MAPSVAERLLQRLGQPGAPAGLCSLEAAAQLGVDHQTLVGAVKSLQALGEVIEAEARTATRWELSAEGEEVLRDGSPEVRLFRSIPEEGLPQGEAVKLPGGSLGFSKAMANKWVRLDKGAAGGPRVLRAVPSVQDTVQEHLGQVRAGGSLPERERAELKRRKLLLEVTLKSYWIRKGSAFSTAVARPETELTPEMIATGSWRQLPFKPYNFSSLGLPPNCGHLHPLLKVRSELRQIFLEMGFTEMPTENFVESSFWNFDALFQPQQHPARDQHDTFFLLDPAEAPQLPPGYYSKVKKVHSQGGYGSQGYRYEWKVEEARKNLLRTHTTSASARALFQLARQEKFTPVKYFSIDRVFRNESLDATHLAEFHQVEGLVADRGLTLGHLMGILRQFFTKLGISQLRFKPAYNPYTEPSMEVFSYHEGLKKWVEVGNSGVFRPELLLPMGLPENVSVIAWGLSLERPTMIKYGINNIRELVGHRVNLQMVYDSPMCRLDV, translated from the exons ATGGCGCCCAGCGTGGCGGAGCGGCTCCTGCAGCGGCTGGGCCAGCCCGGCGCTCCCGCGGGGCTCTGCAGCCTCGAGGCCGCCGCCCAGCTCGGCGTCGACCACCAGACGCTCGTGGGCGCCGTCAAGAGCCTGCAGGCGCTGGGCGAG GTGATCGAGGCGGAGGCGCGGACGGCCACGCGATGGGAGCTGAGCGCCGAGGGCGAGGAGGTGCTGCGGGACGGCAGCCCCGAGGTGCGGCTGTTCCGGAGCATCCCCGAGGAGGGGCTGCCGCAGGGAGAGGCCGTG AAGCTGCCCGGGGGTTCCTTGGGCTTCAGCAAGGCCATGGCCAACAAGTGGGTGCGGCTGGATAAGGGAGCGGCCGGTGGCCCACGCGTGCTCCGCGCC gtgccctcGGTGCAGGACACGGTGCAGGAGcacctggggcaggtgagggcCGGGGGGTCCCTGCCCGAGCGGGAGCGCGCCGAGCTCAAGAGGAGGAAGCTGCTCCTGGAAGT gaccctcaaATCCTACTGGATCCGCAAGGGCAGCGCCTTCAGCACGGCGGTGGCGCGGCCGGAGACGGAGCTGACCCCGGAGATGATCGCCAC gggctcctggcgCCAGCTGCCCTTCAAACCCTACAACTTCTCCTCGCTGGGGCTGCCCCCCAACTGCGGCCACCTGCACCCCCTGCTCAAGGTGCGCTCGGAGCTGCGCCAGATCTTCCTGGAGATGGG GTTCACGGAGATGCCCACGGAGAATTTTGTGGAGAGCTCCTTCTGGAATTTCGACGCGCtcttccagccccagcagcacccgGCGCGCGACCAGCACGACACCTTCTTCctgctgg ATCCCGCTGAAGCCCCCCAGTTGCCCCCTGGCTACTACTCCAAGGTGAAGAAGGTGCACTCGCAGGGAGGCTACGGCTCACAGGG GTACAGGTACGAGTGGAAGGTGGAGGAGGCGCGGAAGAACCTGCTGAGGACCCACACCACGTCAGCCAGCGCCCGCGCCCTGTTCCAGCTGGCACGGCAG GAGAAGTTCACCCCCGTGAAATATTTCTCCATCGACCGCGTGTTCCGCAACGAGAGCCTGGACGCGACGCACTTGGCCGAGTTCCACCAGGTCGAGGGGCTCGTGGCCGACCGGGGGCTCACCCTGGGCCACCTCATGGGCATCCTCCGGCAGTTCTTCACCAAGCTGG GGATCTCCCAGCTGCGTTTCAAACCCGCCTACAACCCCTACACGGAGCCCAGCATGGAGGTGTTCAGCTACCACGAGG GGCTGAAGAAGTGGGTGGAGGTGGGAAACTCGGGGGTCTTCCGccccgagctgctgctgcccatggGGCTCCCCGAGAACGTCTCCGTCATCGCCTGGGGGCTGTCGCTGGAGCG acccaccatGATCAAATACGGCATCAACAACATCCGGGAGCTGGTGGGGCACCGCGTCAACCTGCAGATGGTCTACGACAGCCCCATGTGCCGCCTGGACGTCTGA
- the GCDH gene encoding glutaryl-CoA dehydrogenase, mitochondrial, with product MALRLAARLARLARSGVRCGGTGPPPAQVAAPFDWQDALGLESLLSSEERLLRDTTRKYCQERLLPRVLHANRHEVFDREIVTELGELGLLGPTIQGYGCAGTTSVGYGLVARELERVDSSYRSVLSVQSSLVMFPLWAYGTPAQRQRFLPRLARGEIVGCFGLTEPNHGSDPGRMETRARHNPGAGTYTLRGSKTWITNSPIADLCLVWARCEEDGRVRGFLVERGTPGLSTPKIEGKFSLRASTTGMILLDEVEVPEENVLPNAEGLAGPFGCLTQARYGIAWGALGAAEACLETVRQYVLDRKQFGGPLARNQLVQKKLADMVTEITLGLHACLRLGRLKDEGRAAPEMVSMLKRNSCGKALGIARDARDMLGGNGICDEFHVIRHLMNLEAVNTYEGTHDIHALILGRAITGIQAFAPAKGT from the exons atgGCGCTGCGTTTGGCCGCCCGCCTGGCCCGCCTGGCCCGGAGCGGTGTCCGGTGCGGGGGCACCGGGCCCCCCCCGGCACAGG TCGCCGCCCCGTTCGACTGGCAGGACGCGCTGGGGCTGGAGTCGCTGCTGAGCTCCGAGGAGCGGCTGCTGCGGGACACGACGCGCAAATACTGTCAGGAGCGGCTGCTGCCCCGCGTGCTGCACGCCAACCGCCACGAGG TCTTTGACCGAGAGATCGTGACggaactgggagaactggggcTGCTGGGCCCCACCATTCAAG GGTACGGCTGCGCGGGCACCACGTCGGTGGGCTACGGGCTGGTGGCACGGGAGCTGGAGCGGGTGGACAGCAGCTACCGCTCGGTGCTCAGCGTGCAGTCCTCCCTCGTCATGTTCCCCCTCTGGGCCTACGGGACCCCCGCCCAGCGCCAGCGCTTCCTGCCCCGCCTCG ctcgGGGGGAGATCGTGGGGTGCTTCGGGCTGACGGAGCCCAACCACGGGAGCGACCCGGGGCGGATGGAGACGCGGGCACGGCACAACCCCGGCGCCGGCACCTACACCCTGCGCGGGTCCAAGACATG GATCACCAACTCGCCCATAGCCGACCTGTGCTTGGTGTGGGCCCGGTGCGAGGAGGACGGGCGGGTCCGGGGCTTCCTGGTGGAgcgcgggacccccgggctcaGCACCCCCAAAATCGAGGGCAAGTTCTCCCTGCGCGCCTCGACCACCGGCATGATCCTCCTGGATGAGGTGGAGGTGCCCGAGGAGAACGTGCTGCCCAACGCCGAGGGGCTGGCG ggccccTTCGGCTGCCTGACCCAGGCGCGGTACGGCATCGCCTGGGGCGCGCTGGGCGCTGCCGAGGCCTGTCTGGAGACGGTGCGGCAATACGTGCTGGACAG GAAGCAGTTTGGGGGCCCGCTGGCCCGGAACCAGCTGGTGCAGAAGAAGCTGGCGGACATGGTGACGGAGATCACGCTGGGGCTCCACGCCTGCCTGCGCCTCGGCCGCCTCAAGGACGAGGGCAG GGCCGCCCCCGAGATGGTGTCGATGCTGAAGCGGAACTCGTGCGGGAAGGCGCTGGGCATCGCGAGGGACGCGCGGGACATGCTGGGGGGCAACGGGATCTGCGACGAGTTCCACGTGATCCGGCACCTCATGAACCTCGAGGCCGTCAACACCTACGAGG GCACCCACGACATCCACGCGCTGATCCTGGGCCGCGCCATCACCGGCATCCAGGCCTTTGCCCCGGCAAAGGGGACGTAG
- the SYCE2 gene encoding synaptonemal complex central element protein 2 yields MSREEPEGPEAEAAAGGSLFPAELGGDGSSARGEEQDRPCPEPALGPRSSLYFASLDAAVEGLQQRVQDILRRLNGGREEAHTELSGVRDSLLLKVSELTEQLEERLFHGYGFHNGLIQERLQALGEVLERVEGVQAELRRICCSVEAVYQDLCLQPED; encoded by the exons ATGTCGCGGGAGGAGCCTGAGGGTCCCgaggcggaggcggcggcgggcgggagccTCTTCCCGGCCGAGCTGGGGGGGGACGGGAGCTCGGCCCGCGGCGAGGAGCAGGACAG GCCGTGCCCGGAGCCAGCGCTGGGTCCCCGCTCCTCGCTGTACTTCGCCTCGCTGGACGCCGCCgtggaggggctgcagcagcgggtGCAGGACATCCTCCGACGCCTCAACGGCGGCCGCGAAGAAGCGCACACGGAGCTGAGCGGCGTCAGGGACAGCCTGCTGCTGAAG GTCTCGGAGCTGAcggagcagctggaggagcgGCTCTTCCACGGCTACGGCTTCCACAACGGGCTGAtccaggagaggctgcaggCGCTCGGCGAGGTGTTGGAGCGCGTGGAGGGGGTGCAGGCGGAGCTGCGCCGCATCTGCTGCAGCGTGGAGGCGGTTTATCAGGACCTCTGCCTGCAGCCCGAGGACTGA